The following proteins come from a genomic window of Gammaproteobacteria bacterium:
- a CDS encoding PTS ascorbate transporter subunit IIB gives MKVLAVCGMGLGTGLILKMQAEKVFDKLGVDAYVEVADIGSARAMALTAEMVITSSELAEQLGDVKAKVVTIRNFIDLDEMTSKVKAALEEM, from the coding sequence TTGAAGGTCCTTGCAGTTTGCGGCATGGGGCTGGGCACAGGCCTGATCCTCAAGATGCAGGCCGAGAAGGTGTTTGACAAACTTGGCGTGGACGCCTACGTGGAGGTGGCCGACATCGGGTCGGCCCGCGCGATGGCTCTCACCGCCGAGATGGTCATCACGTCGAGCGAGCTGGCCGAGCAGTTGGGCGACGTGAAAGCCAAAGTGGTCACGATCCGAAACTTCATAGATCTCGACGAAATGACCTCGAAGGTCAAGGCGGCCCTCGAGGAGATGTAG
- a CDS encoding PTS transporter subunit EIIA, which translates to MAEGGLAELLPTSAIWLDQTAEDWRDAVRLAGDALIAGGSVTEPYIDEMIAVVQELGPYIVIVPGLALAHARPSPSVVRSGLSWVTLSNPVRFGHPENDPVSVVVGLAAPDDESHIIALSTLAELLSDEQRHQALVSAESPAAVHAIISDFERSTQGGGT; encoded by the coding sequence TTGGCTGAGGGGGGACTAGCTGAGTTGCTGCCAACTAGCGCCATCTGGCTCGATCAGACGGCAGAAGATTGGCGAGATGCCGTACGCCTGGCGGGCGACGCGCTCATCGCGGGGGGCTCCGTGACCGAGCCATACATCGATGAGATGATTGCCGTCGTTCAGGAACTCGGCCCTTACATCGTCATCGTTCCTGGCCTCGCTTTGGCGCATGCCCGCCCGTCGCCGTCGGTGGTGCGGTCCGGGCTCTCCTGGGTGACGTTGTCGAACCCGGTTCGTTTTGGACATCCGGAGAATGATCCGGTGAGCGTCGTCGTCGGCCTCGCCGCTCCGGATGACGAATCTCACATCATCGCACTTTCGACACTTGCCGAGCTTCTCTCCGATGAGCAGCGCCATCAGGCGCTCGTCTCTGCGGAAAGCCCGGCAGCGGTGCACGCCATCATCAGCGACTTTGAGCGATCGACACAAGGAGGCGGAACTTGA